The Raphanus sativus cultivar WK10039 chromosome 2, ASM80110v3, whole genome shotgun sequence genome includes a region encoding these proteins:
- the LOC108840785 gene encoding thylakoid lumenal 17.9 kDa protein, chloroplastic — protein MTLVANLQLNILPQRPRSSCTTKLVCSLKNSTTTQQPSSSSSTISLLPKLISFALALSLNSSSAPAALAIPSLSSSQPLTTPFTQSKFNQTGLLNGKIRPCPSTNPGCVSTNPTSSSFTFPLTIPETDTQDPIQKLKDAIAKTQKNPKFVVIEDKPEGRYLEAEVEGGGFNQSRDVMEFLVKGDVVAYRCMATKVTFVYPFTTAFGDSKGQEERMKKVVDELGWFAPTFDMEESSLNAFPYNN, from the exons ATGACTTTGGTCGCCAATTTGCAACTCAACATTCTTCCGCAACGGCCGAGAAGCAGCTGCACCACCAAGCTCGTGTGTTCATTGAAAAACTCAACAACAACACAACAACCCTCATCATCCTCTTCTACAATCTCTCTATTACCAAAGCTAATATCTTTCGCTCTTGCCCTCTCTCTAAACTCCTCATCTGCCCCTGCTGCCTTGGCCATtccttctctctcctcttctcagCCTCTCACCACTCCTTTCACCCAATCCAAGTTCAACCAGACCGGTCTTCTCAATGG AAAAATCAGACCTTGCCCTTCCACAAACCCAGGATGTGTATCGACGAACCCCACCTCTTCTTCCTTCACATTTCCATTGACGATCCCAGAAACTGATACACAGGATCCAATCCAG AAACTGAAGGACGCAATAGCCAAAACCCAGAAGAATCCCAAGTTTGTAGTTATTGAGGATAAACCAGAAG GGAGATATTTGGAGGCGGAGGTAGAAGGAGGAGGATTTAACCAGAGCAGAGATGTGATGGAGTTTCTGGTGAAGGGAGATGTGGTTGCTTACAGGTGTATGGCTACTAAGGTTACGTTTGTGTACCCATTCACCACTGCTTTTGGAGACTCCAAGGGACAAGAGGAGAGGATGAAGAAGGTCGTTGATGAGCTTGGTTGGTTTGCTCCTACCTTTGACATGGAGGAGTCTTCTCTTAATGCCTTCCCTTATAACAATTAG